A region of Fibrobacter succinogenes subsp. succinogenes S85 DNA encodes the following proteins:
- a CDS encoding PAS domain-containing hybrid sensor histidine kinase/response regulator: MADEHSIPLTTNILDGVGIGLWAVEIDDGCAPRMTANSTMLKLLGLEEGVSAEDIFHAWFDNIDPEHFAEVKAYVDKMSAGEAPEIQYPWHAPDGRVRFVRCGGTRNYDYKKGVRLEGWHKDITELALIQKTTEEELRNEIKTMDLDTKRERLQSALNEKLYGKAILDKAYSYFKVNLSEGKVSRPFIQIIEGKSVDVSDSFGEDFPHYDAIIEKIADQLVDKEYRKAFVQHLSAKSLIDQVKKGDSIPEYTCRFYSPHIGWHYSRFVCYVSKNEILNEYQAMLVAYNVSEQQKQDAAIRDCIDVLYKENRSKDAIEELLATLASYYDADRAYILECDKGREYLSSTYEWCRKGVRPNKAGLQHIPLEIINPWIESVGDMDAVYLESQNDEYGVWERLYQSLPVLDIKSISVSTIVSNEQRYSFLVLDNPKESQKNFAVLKLVAGFAENEINRRKRMDEDAAVTSLLASDYSCIFYCDLETDCVTVHKLNANIQKLIGNSINGMSYNDAIGVIVNKVVAAESKVSVSKNLAVKSLKQLLQKNGITSFEFVSCTDKFCECKVVAANKKQKAFVIGFADKDEQIRMARMHQKKIEQDLEIIDILASEYSAVYYIDLEKDTITPYSMNKKSESLFGSRFRSGVSYSEAFDEYVGGVVWERDREMMRRAGALDNIKRELAQQKAFITTYRGDVEGRPHYCEMKFVKVGGEFDSPRAVALGFAEKDDLILKDFVNDILYDDYVSIYFVNVEDNSFRTIKASNVPWVEKRPLYSSYSSEVKQICGLVLDEFKAEWHKLSNLFFVQNFLKEANQRDLEFKIASGEWLRAKFTTIERNEDGEVVSFVLSFMLLSDDQVEKLELDAKIAEQNDLLEKQQVMLQKALSMAQSSDRAKTTFLSNMSHDIRTPMNAIVGFTDLAMAHIDEKDQVLDYLHKLGQSSNHLLSLINDVLDMSRIESGKMVLSEKNEDLVEIVNALKDIVQADVNAKNLVFDVEMDISESGIVCDKLRLNQVLLNVLSNAIKYTQAGGSIHMHISEKESMKPDSSMYEFRIRDNGMGMNPDFLKTIYEPFTRANSSTVSGIQGTGLGMSITKNIVEMMGGRIEIFSEENKGTEVVIDLDFKLHGSARIRARMESENFDFTGKKVLLVEDNEMNRQIACDLLEDNGFEVFTAENGEEAVELVRQSVPGQYDIVLMDVQMPVMDGYAATRAIRVLPAGYQSRIPIIAMTANAFEEDRKAALDAGMDEHISKPINFDKMKYILSRFLKK, encoded by the coding sequence ATGGCTGATGAACACTCGATACCGTTGACAACAAATATCTTGGACGGGGTAGGCATAGGGCTTTGGGCTGTCGAAATTGACGACGGCTGTGCTCCGCGCATGACCGCGAATTCGACTATGCTCAAGTTGCTTGGGCTTGAAGAGGGTGTTTCTGCCGAAGATATTTTCCACGCCTGGTTTGATAATATTGACCCGGAACATTTTGCCGAGGTCAAGGCGTATGTTGACAAGATGAGTGCAGGCGAGGCTCCCGAAATCCAGTACCCTTGGCATGCTCCTGATGGACGTGTCCGTTTTGTCCGCTGTGGTGGTACCCGCAATTACGATTATAAGAAAGGGGTGAGGCTCGAAGGCTGGCACAAGGATATCACGGAGCTTGCGCTCATCCAGAAGACTACTGAAGAGGAGCTCCGCAACGAAATCAAGACGATGGATCTTGATACAAAGCGGGAACGCTTGCAGAGCGCGCTCAACGAAAAACTTTATGGGAAGGCGATTCTCGATAAGGCGTATAGCTATTTCAAGGTGAACTTGTCGGAGGGCAAAGTCTCTCGCCCCTTTATCCAGATTATTGAAGGTAAGTCCGTTGACGTGAGCGATTCGTTTGGCGAAGACTTTCCGCATTACGATGCCATTATCGAGAAGATTGCCGACCAGCTCGTGGATAAGGAATATCGGAAGGCTTTTGTACAGCACCTCTCGGCGAAGTCGCTCATTGACCAGGTCAAGAAAGGTGATTCCATCCCTGAATACACTTGCCGTTTTTATTCGCCGCACATCGGTTGGCATTACAGCCGCTTTGTCTGCTACGTTTCCAAGAACGAAATCCTGAACGAATACCAGGCGATGTTGGTCGCTTATAACGTCTCGGAACAGCAGAAACAGGATGCCGCGATTCGCGATTGCATCGATGTTCTCTATAAGGAAAATCGTTCCAAGGACGCTATCGAAGAACTGCTTGCAACGCTTGCTTCGTATTACGATGCCGATAGGGCGTACATCCTGGAATGCGACAAGGGAAGGGAATACCTCAGTAGCACTTATGAATGGTGCCGTAAAGGTGTGAGGCCCAACAAGGCGGGGCTCCAGCATATTCCATTGGAGATAATCAATCCGTGGATTGAATCCGTGGGCGACATGGATGCCGTTTATCTTGAATCTCAGAACGATGAATATGGCGTTTGGGAAAGGCTGTATCAGTCGCTGCCGGTTCTAGATATCAAGAGCATAAGCGTTTCGACGATTGTTTCAAATGAACAGCGTTACAGCTTCCTCGTTTTGGACAATCCCAAGGAATCGCAAAAGAACTTTGCCGTCTTGAAACTTGTGGCGGGTTTTGCCGAAAACGAAATCAACCGCAGAAAGCGCATGGACGAAGATGCCGCCGTGACGTCACTTTTGGCGTCGGACTACTCGTGTATTTTCTATTGCGACCTGGAAACGGACTGCGTGACGGTCCACAAGCTGAATGCGAACATCCAGAAGTTAATTGGCAATTCCATTAACGGCATGTCGTATAACGATGCGATTGGCGTTATTGTCAACAAGGTTGTCGCTGCGGAAAGCAAGGTGTCTGTCTCTAAGAATCTTGCGGTGAAGAGCTTGAAGCAGCTCCTCCAAAAGAACGGCATTACAAGTTTTGAGTTTGTCAGCTGTACGGACAAATTTTGCGAATGCAAGGTGGTTGCCGCTAACAAGAAGCAGAAGGCTTTTGTCATAGGCTTTGCCGACAAGGATGAGCAAATCCGTATGGCGCGCATGCACCAGAAAAAGATTGAACAGGATTTGGAAATCATTGATATCCTGGCGTCGGAATATTCGGCGGTCTACTACATTGATCTTGAAAAGGATACCATTACTCCGTATTCGATGAACAAGAAGTCGGAATCGCTGTTCGGTAGCCGTTTCCGTTCGGGGGTCTCGTATTCCGAGGCGTTTGATGAATATGTCGGTGGAGTCGTGTGGGAACGCGACCGCGAGATGATGCGCAGGGCCGGGGCTCTGGACAATATCAAGAGGGAGCTTGCTCAGCAAAAGGCGTTTATCACCACGTACCGTGGCGATGTCGAGGGCAGACCGCACTATTGCGAAATGAAGTTTGTGAAGGTGGGCGGTGAATTTGATAGCCCGAGGGCGGTGGCGCTTGGCTTTGCCGAAAAGGACGACCTCATTCTCAAGGACTTTGTGAACGACATCTTGTACGATGACTATGTGTCCATCTACTTTGTGAACGTCGAGGACAATTCGTTCCGTACGATTAAGGCGTCAAATGTTCCGTGGGTTGAAAAGCGTCCGCTTTACAGTTCCTATTCTTCCGAAGTCAAACAAATTTGCGGCTTGGTTCTGGATGAATTCAAGGCGGAATGGCATAAGCTTTCGAATCTGTTCTTTGTGCAGAACTTCTTGAAGGAAGCCAACCAGCGTGACCTGGAATTCAAGATTGCGAGCGGGGAATGGCTGCGCGCGAAGTTCACGACTATTGAGCGAAATGAAGACGGCGAAGTCGTATCGTTTGTGCTCTCGTTTATGCTCCTGAGCGACGACCAGGTTGAAAAGCTAGAACTGGATGCGAAGATTGCCGAGCAGAACGACTTGCTTGAAAAGCAACAGGTGATGCTCCAGAAGGCGCTTTCAATGGCGCAGTCTTCGGACCGTGCAAAGACGACGTTCCTTTCGAACATGAGTCACGATATCCGTACGCCGATGAATGCTATTGTGGGTTTTACGGATCTTGCGATGGCGCATATTGATGAAAAGGATCAGGTGCTGGATTACCTGCACAAGCTTGGACAGAGCTCGAATCACTTGCTCTCGCTCATTAACGATGTCCTTGACATGAGCCGTATTGAATCGGGCAAGATGGTACTGTCCGAAAAGAACGAAGACCTGGTTGAAATTGTCAATGCGCTCAAGGATATTGTGCAGGCGGATGTCAATGCGAAAAATCTCGTGTTCGATGTGGAAATGGATATCAGCGAGTCGGGAATCGTCTGCGACAAGTTGCGCCTCAATCAGGTGCTCTTAAACGTCCTCTCGAATGCTATCAAGTACACGCAGGCGGGTGGCTCCATCCATATGCATATTTCCGAAAAGGAATCAATGAAGCCGGATTCGTCAATGTATGAATTCCGCATCCGCGACAATGGCATGGGCATGAATCCGGACTTCCTGAAGACGATTTACGAGCCGTTTACGCGAGCCAATTCTTCGACGGTGAGCGGAATCCAGGGGACTGGCCTTGGCATGTCCATTACTAAAAATATTGTGGAAATGATGGGCGGTCGTATTGAGATCTTCAGCGAAGAGAACAAGGGTACGGAAGTCGTCATCGATTTGGATTTCAAGCTGCATGGTAGTGCAAGGATTCGCGCCCGGATGGAATCGGAAAACTTCGATTTTACGGGCAAGAAAGTGTTGCTTGTCGAAGACAACGAGATGAATCGTCAGATTGCGTGCGATCTCCTTGAAGATAACGGCTTTGAGGTCTTTACGGCTGAAAACGGTGAGGAGGCTGTTGAACTTGTTCGGCAGTCCGTGCCGGGACAGTACGATATTGTATTGATGGATGTGCAGATGCCTGTCATGGATGGCTATGCGGCAACGCGTGCTATCCGTGTGCTTCCGGCGGGGTATCAGTCTCGCATCCCGATTATCGCCATGACGGCGAATGCTTTTGAGGAAGACCGCAAGGCGGCTCTTGACGCAGGCATGGATGAGCATATTTCAAAGCCGATAAACTTTGATAAAATGAAGTATATTTTGTCAAGATTCCTTAAAAAGTGA
- a CDS encoding ribose-phosphate diphosphokinase: MSDRFIVTGNFTDDPFAIDMAQYIGLREDISDVVSLKTFANSEFCPRYMLDMDDLEHIGKRLEGKIVLICSVSNHERSRNDYAMRNCILARAAKDNGAEQVVLVEPDLFYSAQDRGPHRIGELEKDRPDIDLKKFDGQAFTSLLYAQLLKTAGVDAVVTCHNHSIKVQNLFNEIFEGNFHNLIPTDVYAHYIKNSNFVQTGKDGNNLVIVSPDKGARPFMNAVFDALQLPECKRVVMDKVRTGEREISMTFNPELSDISIEEIEGKDVIVFDDMVRTGTTIVQCCEHIKKGNPNRVCFGVTHFHTSAEAREKLNSPAIDEILTTSTLPDIMNRDCQGRLRKKLTVLKLGKWIARHVMQMYGMDDGRFEKDFYKIDMSSKNPRWPPAFF; this comes from the coding sequence ATGTCAGATCGTTTTATCGTGACCGGCAACTTTACCGATGATCCGTTTGCCATCGACATGGCTCAGTACATCGGTCTCCGTGAAGATATCTCCGACGTGGTCTCCCTGAAGACTTTCGCCAACTCCGAATTCTGCCCCCGCTACATGCTGGATATGGACGACTTGGAACATATCGGCAAACGCCTGGAAGGCAAGATTGTCTTGATTTGCTCTGTTTCTAACCATGAACGTAGCCGTAACGACTACGCCATGCGTAACTGCATCCTCGCTCGCGCCGCCAAGGACAACGGTGCAGAACAGGTCGTCTTGGTTGAACCGGACCTCTTCTACAGCGCCCAGGACCGCGGCCCGCACCGCATCGGTGAACTCGAAAAGGATCGCCCGGACATTGACCTCAAGAAGTTCGACGGCCAGGCATTCACGAGCCTCCTTTACGCCCAGCTTTTGAAGACTGCTGGTGTCGATGCCGTTGTCACCTGCCACAACCACAGCATCAAGGTGCAGAACCTCTTCAACGAAATTTTCGAAGGCAACTTCCACAACTTGATCCCGACGGACGTTTACGCCCACTACATCAAGAACAGCAACTTTGTCCAGACCGGTAAGGACGGCAACAATCTCGTGATTGTCTCCCCGGACAAGGGCGCACGCCCGTTCATGAACGCCGTGTTCGACGCTCTCCAGCTCCCGGAATGCAAGCGCGTCGTTATGGACAAGGTCCGTACTGGCGAACGTGAAATTTCCATGACCTTCAACCCGGAACTCTCCGACATCAGCATCGAAGAAATCGAAGGCAAGGACGTGATCGTGTTCGACGACATGGTCCGTACCGGTACGACGATTGTGCAGTGCTGCGAACACATCAAGAAGGGCAACCCGAACCGCGTCTGCTTCGGTGTTACGCACTTCCACACCAGTGCCGAAGCCCGCGAAAAGCTCAACAGCCCGGCTATCGATGAAATCCTCACGACCTCTACGCTCCCGGATATCATGAACCGTGACTGCCAGGGCCGCCTGAGGAAGAAGCTCACTGTCTTGAAGCTCGGCAAGTGGATTGCTCGCCACGTGATGCAGATGTACGGCATGGACGATGGCCGCTTCGAGAAGGACTTCTACAAGATTGATATGTCCTCGAAGAACCCGCGTTGGCCGCCTGCATTCTTCTAA
- the eno gene encoding phosphopyruvate hydratase — protein MAKIAKVWARQILDSRGNPSLEVDVTLDNGIVGHAAVPSGASTGEREACELRDGDKKTYLGKGTLTAVKNVNTKIAKKIVGMDPSKQTEVDDAMIELDGNRMLKNTLGANAILGVSMAVCVAAAKDAGLPLYQYIAKLHGTEKLTLPCPMCNVINGGAHSSAPIDFQEFMIAPVGAKTFSKGLQMVTEIFHALKAVLKKGGFDTTVGDEGGFAPGVAIKPAKNKFGYEIKDVMTLEKALAALKTATENAGYVFGKDIKIALDVASSEFCDKETEKEGSKAVTYTFKKSTKKTVKSADMVKLYEKLIDKYSIFSIEDGLDEADWAGWKVLTDKLGGKINLVGDDLFVTNPTIFDEGIKAGIANAILIKVNQVGSVSETLAAIKRAQVEGYAPIVSHRSGETEDTFIADLAVGTAAGQIKTGSLSRTDRVCKYNRLLRIEEELGKAAVYAGDPRKNCKAAKAPAKAACKKGCKKSK, from the coding sequence ATGGCTAAAATCGCTAAAGTTTGGGCTCGTCAGATTTTGGATTCCCGTGGCAATCCGTCTCTCGAAGTCGATGTCACTCTTGACAACGGTATCGTTGGTCACGCAGCTGTTCCGAGTGGTGCTTCCACCGGTGAACGCGAAGCTTGCGAACTCCGCGACGGCGACAAGAAGACCTATCTCGGCAAGGGCACTCTCACTGCCGTGAAGAACGTCAACACCAAGATCGCTAAGAAGATCGTTGGCATGGATCCGTCCAAGCAGACTGAAGTTGATGACGCTATGATCGAACTCGACGGCAACCGCATGCTCAAGAACACGCTCGGTGCAAACGCTATCCTCGGCGTTTCCATGGCTGTTTGCGTTGCTGCTGCTAAGGATGCTGGCCTTCCGCTTTACCAGTACATTGCTAAGCTCCATGGCACTGAAAAGCTCACCCTCCCGTGCCCGATGTGCAACGTGATCAACGGTGGTGCTCACTCTTCCGCTCCGATCGACTTCCAGGAATTCATGATCGCTCCGGTTGGCGCTAAGACTTTCTCCAAGGGTCTCCAGATGGTGACCGAAATCTTCCACGCTCTTAAGGCTGTCCTCAAGAAGGGTGGTTTCGATACGACGGTTGGTGACGAAGGTGGCTTTGCTCCGGGCGTTGCTATCAAGCCGGCTAAGAACAAGTTCGGTTACGAAATCAAGGACGTGATGACCCTCGAAAAGGCTCTCGCTGCTTTGAAGACCGCTACTGAAAACGCTGGTTACGTTTTCGGCAAGGACATCAAGATCGCTCTTGACGTTGCTTCTTCCGAATTCTGCGACAAGGAAACTGAAAAGGAAGGCTCCAAGGCTGTTACCTACACGTTCAAGAAGAGCACCAAGAAGACTGTCAAGTCTGCTGACATGGTCAAGCTCTATGAAAAGCTCATCGACAAGTACTCCATCTTCTCCATTGAAGACGGTCTCGATGAAGCTGACTGGGCAGGTTGGAAGGTTCTTACCGACAAGCTCGGTGGCAAGATCAACCTCGTGGGTGACGACCTGTTCGTTACGAACCCGACCATCTTCGACGAAGGCATCAAGGCTGGCATCGCTAACGCTATCCTCATCAAGGTGAACCAGGTCGGTTCTGTTTCTGAAACCCTCGCTGCTATCAAGCGCGCTCAGGTTGAAGGCTATGCTCCGATCGTTTCTCACCGTTCTGGCGAAACCGAAGACACCTTCATTGCTGACCTCGCCGTCGGTACTGCCGCTGGCCAGATCAAGACTGGTTCCCTCTCTCGTACGGACCGCGTCTGCAAGTACAACCGCCTCCTCCGCATCGAAGAAGAACTCGGCAAGGCTGCTGTCTACGCTGGCGATCCGCGCAAGAACTGCAAGGCTGCTAAGGCCCCGGCCAAGGCTGCTTGCAAGAAGGGCTGCAAGAAGTCCAAGTAA
- a CDS encoding GntR family transcriptional regulator, with the protein MTVEDFCKWIGSSNFKDGDRLPSVREVAASSGASTFTVFRAYKKLASQGKIYAEHGNGFFWGTKPKIEASAREYETERVERLLLDAWKSGKISVDNPLPSIKDMCLSYATTLGTMRRTLEQLRAKGTLERKGQGRYYFASARVTSETTEILLIMRCDPNGDFNCLGERELSFMQKVYVEAHRNNLNVKALGYYEEEGAFLDANGNRIRLEDCRECFGAIVSTMLVFNINKLFTKLATTRFPVAVWWEHPLYDIPRALKKEKRFAFFNLAFGEFPGRIVGRFLKKKGLTRIAFVSPYHMSMWSRDRLKGLKNVGLEVFEATDASHASPYDFMQEPRAHARYRQILMSLVKKIPPVDAWVVSNDRVGVELVSLANQGKIPRPPYMVSFDNSTDSYRNRLDSFEFNVETLAEQSVFHLVSPGITLYKKGDFRELSGHVVEK; encoded by the coding sequence ATGACAGTCGAAGATTTTTGCAAGTGGATTGGATCGTCTAATTTCAAGGATGGAGACCGGCTCCCGTCCGTGCGCGAGGTGGCTGCATCTTCGGGGGCGTCGACGTTCACCGTTTTCCGTGCATACAAGAAGCTTGCCTCTCAAGGGAAAATTTATGCGGAACATGGCAATGGATTTTTTTGGGGAACGAAGCCTAAAATCGAGGCCTCTGCACGCGAGTACGAAACAGAACGCGTAGAGCGTTTATTGTTGGATGCTTGGAAATCGGGAAAAATTTCGGTCGATAATCCGCTTCCATCAATCAAGGACATGTGTCTGTCTTATGCGACTACTTTGGGGACAATGCGGCGTACGCTGGAGCAGCTCCGTGCGAAAGGGACTCTAGAACGCAAGGGGCAAGGGCGATATTATTTTGCTAGTGCACGGGTGACTTCTGAAACGACGGAAATTCTCCTGATCATGCGTTGTGACCCTAACGGGGATTTTAATTGCCTTGGCGAACGTGAACTTTCGTTTATGCAGAAAGTCTATGTGGAGGCGCATCGCAATAACTTAAATGTCAAGGCGCTTGGCTATTACGAAGAAGAGGGCGCATTTTTGGATGCAAACGGCAACCGCATCAGGCTTGAAGATTGCCGTGAATGTTTTGGCGCGATTGTCTCGACGATGCTTGTGTTCAATATCAATAAGTTATTTACAAAGCTTGCGACGACGCGCTTCCCTGTGGCAGTGTGGTGGGAACATCCGCTGTACGACATTCCGCGTGCGTTGAAAAAAGAAAAGCGATTTGCGTTTTTCAACCTCGCCTTTGGTGAGTTCCCGGGACGCATTGTCGGGCGTTTTCTGAAGAAAAAAGGCTTGACGCGGATAGCCTTTGTTTCTCCGTATCACATGAGCATGTGGTCGAGGGACCGCTTGAAAGGTCTCAAGAATGTGGGACTTGAAGTGTTCGAGGCGACTGATGCATCGCATGCGAGCCCTTATGACTTTATGCAGGAACCGCGTGCACATGCCCGTTATAGACAAATTTTAATGTCGCTCGTGAAAAAAATCCCGCCTGTGGATGCGTGGGTTGTTTCTAACGACAGGGTCGGAGTTGAGCTTGTTTCGCTTGCGAACCAGGGCAAGATTCCACGCCCGCCTTACATGGTTTCGTTTGATAACTCTACGGACAGCTACCGCAACCGCCTGGATTCTTTCGAGTTCAACGTGGAAACGCTTGCTGAACAGTCTGTGTTTCACTTGGTTTCGCCGGGTATTACCTTGTATAAAAAAGGCGATTTCCGTGAGCTATCGGGACATGTTGTAGAGAAATAA
- a CDS encoding glycoside hydrolase family 26 protein: MTALAFQIGAWVGGPGQYPQPTQENVQAFQDLQGSHIDLISYFALFDINDWNATEEYANVAKDNGSTLVVTWMANGYNAQDLVDGKADEYIRDYAKGVKGYGEEIWLRPLHEANGDWYDWGVGKAGAGNTDANVAEAFRHIVKIFKEEGVTNVKWVWTTNASNSGKGSTLTGNYPGDEYVDYISIDGYNWGKCQSWSSWQTFSQVFKKAYDALAKINKPLFIAEISSSELGGSKAEWITDMFEHFATDFSRVFAVMWFSQSKEDNEGDWALNTSQAAVDAWKAGIAKMKAMDSSTSIKPAGRAARSSFRLQDGKLYMQSDKALKASVVQFDYQGRVLWQSPVQHFTAGVHAIDAPKTSTRSIYKLSVKR; this comes from the coding sequence ATGACTGCTTTAGCATTCCAAATCGGCGCCTGGGTCGGTGGCCCCGGCCAATACCCGCAGCCCACTCAAGAAAACGTGCAGGCATTCCAAGATTTGCAGGGCTCGCATATCGACCTCATCAGTTACTTTGCGCTCTTCGACATCAACGATTGGAACGCAACCGAAGAGTACGCAAACGTCGCGAAAGACAACGGCTCCACGCTTGTGGTGACCTGGATGGCAAACGGCTACAACGCGCAAGATTTGGTGGACGGCAAGGCCGACGAATATATCCGCGACTACGCCAAGGGTGTTAAAGGCTATGGCGAAGAAATCTGGCTCAGGCCGCTCCACGAAGCGAACGGCGACTGGTACGACTGGGGTGTAGGCAAGGCAGGCGCCGGCAACACCGATGCAAACGTCGCCGAAGCATTCCGTCATATCGTAAAAATTTTCAAAGAAGAAGGCGTTACGAACGTCAAATGGGTCTGGACAACGAACGCTTCGAACTCAGGAAAGGGTTCCACGCTTACGGGCAACTACCCTGGCGACGAATACGTCGACTACATCTCCATCGACGGCTACAACTGGGGCAAATGCCAGAGTTGGTCTAGCTGGCAGACGTTCTCGCAGGTTTTCAAGAAAGCATACGACGCACTCGCTAAAATCAACAAGCCGCTTTTCATCGCAGAAATTTCGAGTTCCGAACTTGGCGGCAGCAAGGCTGAATGGATTACCGACATGTTTGAGCACTTCGCGACCGACTTCTCCCGCGTTTTCGCGGTGATGTGGTTCAGCCAGAGCAAGGAAGATAACGAAGGCGACTGGGCGCTCAACACTTCACAGGCTGCAGTTGATGCATGGAAAGCAGGCATCGCGAAGATGAAGGCCATGGACAGCAGCACCTCCATCAAACCAGCCGGGAGGGCCGCCCGCAGCTCCTTTCGCCTGCAAGACGGCAAGCTCTACATGCAGAGCGACAAAGCATTAAAGGCAAGCGTCGTGCAGTTTGACTATCAGGGACGTGTCCTGTGGCAGAGCCCGGTGCAGCACTTTACCGCGGGAGTGCACGCTATCGACGCCCCCAAGACAAGCACGCGAAGCATTTACAAGTTATCCGTGAAGCGTTAA
- a CDS encoding glycosyl hydrolase → MKRLLEFVCTQKGTSPIILIFREENVKNVKWVWTTNVTNHGEGATLTGNYPGDDFVDYISIDGYNWGKSQSWSSWKSFAQVFDDAYKALANINKPLFIAEISSSEKGGSKAEWIADMFEHFRTDYSRVFAVMWFSQSKDYEGDWALNTSKAAVDAWKAGIAKMKKCK, encoded by the coding sequence TTGAAACGGCTCTTAGAATTTGTATGCACGCAAAAGGGAACATCACCAATAATTCTGATTTTCCGCGAAGAAAACGTGAAGAATGTCAAGTGGGTATGGACCACGAATGTCACGAACCACGGCGAAGGCGCCACGCTCACGGGCAACTATCCCGGCGACGATTTTGTGGACTACATCTCCATTGACGGTTACAACTGGGGCAAGAGTCAAAGCTGGTCCAGCTGGAAGTCCTTTGCACAAGTCTTCGACGATGCCTACAAGGCTCTCGCAAATATAAACAAGCCGCTCTTCATTGCCGAAATCTCCAGTTCCGAAAAAGGTGGAAGCAAGGCCGAATGGATCGCCGACATGTTTGAGCATTTCCGCACCGACTACTCACGCGTATTTGCCGTGATGTGGTTCAGCCAAAGCAAGGACTACGAAGGCGACTGGGCGCTCAACACCTCAAAGGCAGCCGTTGACGCCTGGAAAGCAGGCATTGCGAAGATGAAGAAGTGCAAATAG
- the rpsG gene encoding 30S ribosomal protein S7 produces MSRRRKALHRSILPDPRFHSTLVTELVGVVLKQGKKTIAEQIVYTALDMLDKKVEGKETPLEKFELCLENIKPRVEVKSRRVGGANYQVPMEVAPDRAKALALRWLLDAARNRNEANMAERLAAELVAAKNSEGNAVRKKNDTHKMAEANKAFAHFRF; encoded by the coding sequence ATGTCTAGAAGAAGAAAGGCTCTCCATCGCTCCATCCTCCCGGATCCGCGTTTCCACTCCACGCTCGTCACCGAACTCGTCGGTGTCGTGCTCAAGCAGGGTAAGAAGACCATCGCTGAACAGATCGTCTACACCGCTCTCGACATGCTCGACAAGAAGGTCGAAGGCAAGGAAACCCCGCTCGAAAAGTTCGAACTCTGCCTTGAAAACATCAAGCCGCGTGTCGAAGTCAAGTCCCGTCGCGTTGGTGGTGCAAACTACCAGGTCCCGATGGAAGTTGCTCCGGATCGCGCCAAGGCTCTCGCTCTCCGCTGGCTCCTCGATGCAGCTCGTAACCGCAACGAAGCCAACATGGCAGAACGCCTTGCTGCAGAACTCGTTGCCGCTAAGAACAGCGAAGGCAACGCAGTCCGCAAGAAGAACGATACGCACAAGATGGCCGAAGCCAACAAGGCTTTCGCTCACTTCCGTTTCTAA
- the rpsL gene encoding 30S ribosomal protein S12, protein MPTIQQLVRNGREQISNRTASVALKSCPQKRGVCTRVYTSTPKKPNSALRKIARVRLSNKMEVTAYIPGEGHNLQEHSIVLIRGGRVKDVPGVRYHIIRGTLDTQAVNGRQNGRSKYGVKKKGAAPAKK, encoded by the coding sequence GTGCCAACTATTCAACAGCTCGTCCGCAACGGACGTGAACAGATCAGCAACAGGACCGCTTCCGTAGCTTTGAAGTCCTGCCCCCAGAAGCGCGGCGTTTGCACCCGTGTTTACACCAGCACCCCGAAGAAGCCGAACTCCGCTCTTCGTAAGATTGCCCGTGTGCGCCTTTCCAACAAGATGGAAGTTACCGCTTACATCCCGGGTGAAGGCCACAACCTCCAGGAACACTCCATCGTGCTCATCCGCGGTGGTCGTGTGAAGGACGTTCCGGGTGTTCGTTACCACATCATCCGTGGTACGCTCGATACCCAGGCAGTCAACGGCCGTCAGAACGGCCGCTCCAAGTACGGTGTTAAGAAAAAAGGTGCCGCTCCGGCCAAGAAGTAA